The genomic stretch CCGGCCAGGTGGCTCAGCTCGGTTTCGGTAAACGGATCGTGACCCGACACCACGGTGAAGGACTTGGATACTCCGCGTGCCGTTACCGGGATCCCCGAAACGCCCGGGACCGAGATCGCACTGCTGATCCCCGGGATCACCTCGACGTTGATGCCCGCATTCAAGGCTGCCTCGCGTTCCTCGGAACCACGACCAAAGACGTACGGGTCTCCACCCTTAAGCCGCACCACGGTGGCCCCGGTGCGGGCAGCTTTAATCATGCCCTCCTGGATTTGCGCCTGCGGAACCTTATGGTGCCCGGGAGCCTTGCCCACATCCACCAACTGCGCTCCGGGTGCCAATTCGGCTAAATCTTGCCCGGGACCCAGGCGGTCATGGAACACCACATCGGCCATGGCTAGGGCGTGGGTGCCGCGCACCGTGAGCAGATCGGCACTGCCGGGGCCTCCCCCCACCAGAATGATTTTGCCTTCCCGTGCCGCTGCCGGCTCGCTGAGCTGCAAGATTCCTGCGTGCCGGGCCGCGGCCCGGAGCTTGGCCCAGGAGGAGGCACCGTCATCGATGGTGATCACTAACCGGATGGTTGGATCGATTCCGGTTCGATTGGAGAATTCTGAGTTGGTGTGGATTTCTGCGACCTTCGCCCCGGCGGCCGTGTAGCTGGCCACCGCGCGCCGAGCTGCCCAGGGGGCACCGGCAATCAACACACTCTGGCCCGCCAAATCAAGTCCCGGAATCATGATGCCACGCTCCCGGTGGTCGGAGCGCCAATAGAAACGGTGGAGCCGAGTGAGACCGGCTCGACGGGGCGGTGCTGCCCGCGCTCGGCGATATAGGTGAGATCCTCATCCTTCTGATCCGGTGCGTTTACAAAGGAGCGGAAGCGGCGCAGTTTTTCCGGGTCCGCCAGGGTGGCCGCCCATTCGTCCTGGTAGTTGCCCACATGGTTTTCCATGGCCGCCTCAAGCTCCGCGCCCAGGCCCAGTGAGTCATCAACCACCACCGACTTCACGTGCTCAATTCCGCCGTCCAGATCTTCCATCCAGCGTGCGGTGCGCTGGAGTTTATCCGCGGTGCGGATGTAGTACATCAGGTACCTATCGATGTAGCGGAGCAGTGTTGCATCATCGAGCCCGCCGATCAGCAGTTGGGCGTGGGCCGGGTTGGCCCCGCCGTTACCACCCACATACAGGTTCCAGCCCTCGGCCGTGGCAATCACACCCACATCCTTGGCACGCGCCTCGGCGCATTCACGGGCACATCCGGAGACACCCATCTTGAACTTGTGTGGGGCGCGCAGCCCGCGGTAGCGCAGCTCCATCTCGATCCCCATGGCGACCGAGTCCAGCATGCCGTAGCGGCACCAGGAGGAACCAACACAGGTCTTCACGTTGCGTAGCGACTTGCCATAAGCCTGTCCGGATTCAAATCCGGCGTCCACCAACTCCTTCCAGATTTCCGGCAGTTGTTCGAGCCGGGCACCAAACATATCGATGCGCAGGCCACCGGTGAGCTTGGTATAAAGATTGTATTTTTCCGCAACTGCCGCGATCACTCCGAGTTTTTGAGGGGTGATTTCCCCGCCCGGGATGCGTGGGACCACCGAGTAGGTGCCGTCCTTTTGCATATTGGCCATGACGCGGTCGTTGGTGTCTTGGGCGCCGGCCAATCCGGCTTCCATCGGGTGACCCGAGGTTTGGGAGGCGAGCACCGAGGCGATGACCGGCTTGCAGATATCGCAACCCGAACCCTTGCCGAAGCGCTCCATGATCGCCGGGTAGCTGTGCAGCCCGGCAACCCGGACCGCCTCGAAGAGCTCGGAGCGGGAGAGGTCAAAGTGCTCGCACATGGCGGTGGAGACGACCACGCCGTTTTTGGTCATCTGCGATTCCATGAGCTTCTTGAGCATCGGCACGCAGGAGCCGCACTGGGTTCCGGCACGGGTGCAGGTCTTCAGCGTTGCCAGGTCATTCACCGGTTCGTTGCCCTCACAAGACCCGCAACCACCCACCGCATCCTTGATGGCACCAACCGAGACACTATTGCAGGAGCAGAGCACCGCGTCATCGGGCAAGTCCCCATCGGGTACCTCCCCGCCGAGCGCACTGAGGTAGGCACCGGCCTCGGCGGGGAGTTCGCGGCCCAGCAGCGGGCGCAGCGCCTGGTACGGGCTGGCGTCTCCCACAAAGATGCCACCGAGCAAAACCTTGGCATCGGAGGAAACCACGATTTTTTGGTACAGGCCGCGGGCCGCGTCGGCGTACACCACCTCCAGGGAGCCCTCGGTGCGGGCGAACCCGTCACCGAAGCTGGCAACATCCACACCGGAAAGCTTCAGTTTGGTGGCGGTATCAAAGCCGGTGAAGGCTGCCTCCCCACCCTGGAGGTGAGCCGCGAGTACCTCGGCCATGGCGTTGGCCGGGGCCACCAGGCCGATGCACATTCCAGCAAAGTTGGCGACCTCGCCGATGGCCCAGATATGTGGGACAGCGGTGGCGCAGTGCTCGTCGATTTCGATCCCGCCGCGCGGACCAAGACCAAAGACCGGTGCGTGGGCGCCGGTGTCCTGAATCATCTGGTTGTAGTTCCGGGCCAGTTCATCACGCGGACGCACACCGATGGACACGATCACCATGTCGGCCGGGATGTGGTTCTCGTCGGCCATCAGGACGCCGGTGACCCGACAAACGCCGTCCACCGATTCGGTGGTGACTTCCTTGGGGAAGACTCCACCGTGAACCTTAAATCCGGTCTGTGCGATCAGTCGGCCCATGGCCTGGCCGGCACCCTCATCCAGCTGGGTGCCCATCAGCCATTTGCCGCCGTCAATGACCACTGCCTCGGCGCCCAAGGATTGGGATCCGGCTGCGGCTTCGAGTCCCAGCAGTCCGCCACCGATGGTGGCGACTACCGGCTTGCGGCCCAGCTGGGCGGCGAGGTGCTGGATGCCGGCATTGATGGCCCAGACATCTTCGAGTGTGCGGTACACGTGGGTGTGTTCATTGCCCGGGATCGGCAGGGTTGCGGCATTTGATCCGGTGGCCAGCACCAGTTCGTCGTAGGCGAAGCTGCGCCCGTCGTGCGTGATGACCAGCTGGTTGATGCTGTCCAGTGTTTTCACGCCGGCATTCGTCACCAGCGTGACGTTTTCTTGGGCCCACAGTCCCGGGTCGCCCAGGGTGAGGTCCACGGAGGTATTAGTCAGGGCCTTGGTCAGGGCAACACGGTCATAGGGAACGTGTGCTTCCTCGGTCAGTACGGTGATGTCGAGATTGCTTGGTTCACGTTTTGCCATGGCTTCGGTGAAGCGATGTGCGGCTGGACCGCCACCGATGACTACGATGCGGCGTATGCCGTTTCCTGTACCCATGTCTGTTACCCGACTTTCACTCTTGCGCTGGTGACGCTTGCTTGATTGTCTTCAGCCTAGGAAACGCGCTTTGCCTACCAATTTCCCTTTTGTTTCATTCGTGACAACTCTCTATCCCCCACGCATACCGCCTCGTGAGGATCGAGAAACACGTTCGAAACAGAGGGAAAGACAATTGCTTGCGCCGTGGCTGTTTTTGATGACTCAGCGAAGTTCACATCCCCACGGCCGCACCCGTGAGCCGGGGTTTACGCATCGGCAATATCTGACCCGCACCGCTGTAACACGTGCCTGACAAGCTCAATTCATCGAACAAACACCCCGATGAAAGGACAAGCGATGAGTGCATCAGTTCAAGAAACCACGCTCGAAAGCACCACGTCCATGGTGGCCGTCTGCACCACCGGCGACCTCGAACCGGGGTGGGGTGAAGCAGCATGGGTCAACGGCACACAGGTCGCCATGTACCGCACCGAGTCCAACCAGTTTTATGCCACTTCCCACCACTGCCCGGGGTCCGGTGCCAAGGTCATGGCCCGCGGCATCCTCGGAGATAAGACGATCGACGGCAATCGGGTGCCCACCATCGCCTGCCCGCTGCACAAGGAGGTGTACCGCCTGGACACCGGTGCATGCCTCAGCGCAAACAGCGTCGCACTGCCCATCTTCGCGGTGCACAACCTGGATGACACCCTCTGGATGGAGACCGGATCATGAGCATCGAGGCCGCACCCCGTGCTCACACGCTGCTTTCACCACGCCTTGAACATTCGGCCTGGCTCGGCTGGGTAGAGGCAGATCCCTCTCCCGATCTGGTAGCAGTATCCCACGGGACCGATAGCCCCAGCGGGCGAGCAGCCATTCTCGCTCTAGTAAATGAGGTGGCCAGGGCCCTTGATGGCATCAGGGTGCACGGCGCATTTGTTGATGTGCAGGAACCACGGGTTGAGACCCTACTGGCATCCTCCACTCTTGGCACCGAACATCGAGCCGCCATCATTCCTCTGCTGTTATCTGCCGGCACCCACGCCTCAAAAGATTTGACTGCCGCAGCTGCCCTACGTGCCGGAACCACGGTGGCCGCCCCATTGGGCCCGGATGCTTCGATTGCTGCGCTGATGCACCGGCGACTAACAGAGGCGGGCTGGATGCCGGGAGAAGCCGTCATCATGGCCTGCGCCGGAACCACCGATCCACAAGGGATCAAGGATTGCCGTTACATGGCTCAACTGTTGGCGGGCAGTTTGCAGGTTCCGGTAACTGTTGCTTACATCTCAGCGGAGGAACCTCGGCTAGAGGATGCTCTCACCTATGCCCGAACACACAATCCGGGGCGGCGCACCGTGGTGGCAAGTTACCTGCTGGCGCCGGGATATTTCGCCCATTTGGCGGGCCTAAGCGCCCCTGACGTGCTGAGCGCTCCCCTTTTGGCTCCCACACAATCTCCTCCTAGGGAGCTGGTGGATATCGTTATTAGCCGGTACCACCAGTCAACTCGGAGGTAAACAATCGGGGTATTTGCGGCAAACATTGCTCCAAAAGTACCCCGATGGTAGCAACCGGGCGCTAAGTAGCGTACCGTAGAGCTTGTAGTTCTAGTTTTTCTCGCAGTAAAGCAGTGCAAATACCCCGTTGCCGGGGCGAGTACCTTTCTGAACCGCGTTGAATCACGTAGCTGCAAGTGAATTCCACAGTGGAGTTCGCTCCCCTACGTCCCATTTCAGGACAGTCTCGAAAGGACACCCCCATCATGGCAACAGGTACCGTTAAGTGGTTCAACGCCGAAAAGGGCTTCGGCTTCATCGCTCCGGACGACAACTCGGATGATGTCTTTGCACACTACTCCGCCATTCAGTCGAACGGCTTCCGCTCGCTCGAAGAGGGCCAGCGCGTAGAGTTCGAAGTTACCCAGGGCCAGAAGGGCCTGCAGGCCACCGATATCCGCGCTGTCTAAGCTCCGGATCATCACCTGCAGCTTCTAGCTGACTGATATGAGCGCTTCTCCTTCGGGAGAGGCGCTCATGTTATTTAAGTCCCGTTTACCAACTGTAGGAACCGTGTTTCACGTCCTTTCTCTCCACATGGAAGATGAAGAGCTGTGACCCCTGCGGCGCTAAAATTACCGTCCATTCCTCCACGGCCCGCGGCGTCGGTTCCCCACCGTTAACTCGGCGCACAATCAGATTCAAGAAGGCACCCTCCGGTGACCGCGAACCCTGCTGCAGCACCATCAATTCACGCTTCACCTCACTGGCCCTCCCCTGGGCGCGCGCCGTCTGCAGGTTCAGCAGATTTTCCTTGATGATTGTCCTTCGGAATGCCGCCGTAGTGGGATCCCCACCGACGGCCACCAGCGTGCCGGCGTGCATCGCGCCAATGACCTGCGCCAGATCCGCTAGACAATGATCGGGCACAGAGGAATCCACCCATTGCGGTTCATTGGTCAGCATGGCGCTTCCGGCGTTCACCCACTGATCCACCGCGGCCAACATATCTGCGGCCAGCTGCGCCTCACTGCCCTCCCCCAGTCCCACGGACGCTGCCAGGGCCCCACTGTGTGGGCAATCTGCTGGCAGCTGCAGCAACGGATTCGGAGCCGAGCGGGTGACTGGGGCCGGAACGGGCGGATCCGGAACCAACTCGGTACAGCCACTCAGGGCGCTGGCCAGCAAGCTACCGACCAGCAATGCGGCCAACTGCTTCATACTCCCTGATGCTACGCTTGCCGCGCCGCGGAGTGTGCTCCTAGCCACTGACGGGAATGAATCACCGTGCAGGCTAGTTGCCGATGATGTGAGCATTCCTTTGTCGATCCTTGATCTTGCCCCTATCCGCCGTGGCGGTACCGCCGCACAAACCTTCGCCGAGAGCGTTGAACTGGCGCAAACCGCGGAAGCGGTAGGTTACCAACGCGTCTGGTACGCCGAGCACCACAACATGAGTTCCATCGCCTCCTCGGCGACGGCCGTACTCATCGGACACATCGCGCACCACACCAAGACCATTCGTCTGGGTGCCGGCGGCGTCATGCTGCCCAACCACTCCCCGCTGGTGATCGCCGAGCAGTTTGGCACCCTGGAAACGCTTTTCCCCGGACGCATCGATCTGGGCCTGGGACGCGCGCCCGGCACCGACCAGGCAACGTTTAGGGCCATGCGCCGGGACCCTGCGGCCTCCGACGCCTTCCCACACGATGTCCTTGAACTCCAGGCCTTCCTCGGGGATGCTTCGCGCATCGAGGGTATTCACGCCTACCCGGGACGCAATACCAACGTCCCGCTGTACATCTTGGGTTCAAGCCTCTTCGGCGCCCGGCTGGCCGCTCAATTCGGTCTGCCGTATTCCTTTGCCTCGCACTTTGCCCCCGACGCACTCATCCAGGCCGTCTCGGTCTACCGCGAAGAGTTCCGTCCGTCCGAGTTCTTGGCCGAACCCCATGTGATTGCGGGCGTTGGTGTGGTCGCCGCATCCACCAATGCGCAGGCCCACACCATCATGGAGCAGGTCCGCCGCGACCGCATCCGGATGTTCCTGGGACGAAACCGGGAAACCGAATTCACCGATGCCGAGGTGGAAATGCTGCTCGACTCCTCCCATGGGGAATCGATCATGAAGATGCTCAAGTACACGGCCGTCGGCGACGAGGCCACCGTTGGTGCCTACCTCGAAGAATTCGCTCGCACCGCAGGCGCCGATGAACTGATCACCGTGCACAATTCCAGCAGCGCCGCCGAGCGTCTGGAATCCGTGAAGATCACCGCGAAGGCCATGAAGCTGGCCAGCTAACACACGGATCACAAGTGATGGCCGCCGGGGATACCCCGGCGGCCATCACTGTTTCAACGGCCAGTCATCATCCAGCGCCATGCTCAGCCGGATCAGGAGCATGCCAGCCGCGGCAAGAAGTGGCGAACGCGCAACCCTTGGGGTGAAGAAGCGTGCCGCAATATCACTATCCATCCCTTGAGCCTACGCCCAACGAAGGCACGATCCCGCGTCCAAAAAATGCCCATTCCCATAGACCCGGATGGGACATAGGCTGTAATCAATCGGGGTTCATCCGAATATCCCGTCCCATGGCAAAGTGAGGGTTAACGATGAGCAGTACCTTTGACGATACGGTCTTCGACGAGCCGCTTGATGATGACATGTTCGAGCCCGGTGATGGTCGAGATGGGCAACCCTATGAAGGCTCCTCCGATAGTCCCGAGTCCATGACGGCCCTCGACCCGCTGCGCAAACACCTTTATCTCCTGGATGATGACCTCACCGCCGAAGACGAAGACAGTGATGAAGAAACGGTTGAGCAAGAGTGGACCGACGACGAAATCTCGGAAGAAGAAAACCAATAGCCGCTTGAGCCATAGGATGGGAAGCGGAGCGTAACCGATCCGGTCGCGCTCCCTTTCCTTTTTTTGGACGGCACGGGAGTTTCAGTGGTCAATCCGGTTCATCTGCGCACGCTGATCGAAGTGGTGAAGCACAAGTCATTTGCTTCAGCCTCGCTCGCCTTGGGTTACACGCCCTCGGCCGTCTCCCAGCAGATGTCGGCTCTTGAACGCGACACCGGAACCACGCTTTTTGCGCGTGGGGCTAAGAGCATTGACCCCACTCCCGCCGCTCTGACCATGATCCGTCATGCCCGGCGAGTCCTCACCGATATCGACACGCTCATGGCGGCGACGGCCACCCCCGATTTGGACGCCAGTGGCAAGCCACTGCAGGAACTGAACCTCGGGATCTTCCCCTCGCTGGCTACCTATGCGCTACCTCGACTGCTGGGATCGGCCGATTGGGACAAGCTCGGCATAGCCCTGCGGGTGAATGTGGGCGAACCTCAACTCACCATCGGCGGACTGCGTCGGGACGGCGATCTAGACGTTGCCCTGATCTTCCAGGTGGGCCAGGGCGGGCTGGCCTGGCCGGCACAGTTGCAACGCCAATGGCTCGGGGACGATCCGTTCCGGGTGGTGGTTCCGGCCTCATGGAAACTTGATGGCTCGTCGATTTTCAGTGCCGACCAGCTGGCGGACATGCCCTGGATCATCCACCACCCCGGCACCTCCGATGCAACGGTGATCTCACGGCTCTTTGACGCGGTTAATCTGCACCCACGCGTGGTGGCACACAGCGACGACTTTAACGCTTCCCTGCAGATGGCTGCCGCCGGACTCGGAGCTGCCTTGGTTCCCCAATTGGCCATGGCGCAGGCGCCAGCCGGCATTCAAGTCATCGATGCACCGGAAATACGCCTCGCCCGCAGCATCTTCGCCCTGCGCCCCGAGACGCGAGAAAACCCGAAGGTTGGCGTGTTCATGGATCGCCTGGCCGGAGTCTTGGCCGAGCTGGAGATCGCCCCAACCAAGAACTAGGTGCCGTAACGGGGACTCGGCTTTGTTAGCTATTGCCACTGACCGTACTGGTGCTCACCGAGACGACAGCCCCATTTGTGGTGCGCACACCGCTGGTATTGCCTACTCCGCGATTGTCCAAGATCTTGGATCCCGAAACCTTCATGGTGGCCGAACCGGACGCGGCAATGCCACCGGTGAAGGTGGTCGGTTTGTACCCGGCCCACCCGTTGGCACTGATTTCCGTGCTCTTGATAACCGAGTTTTTCCCGGTGGAGCCGGTGATTCCCGACTGCCCGTTGAGTCGCACCAAGGAGCCGCTGATCGTGGTGGATTGTCCATTGCTCTGCACGCCAATGCCGTGATTCCAGGCGACGGTCGAGGCATACAGCGTTGAGTGGGCACCCTTGAGCCACAGCGCACCGGTGTTGCTCGGATTGGCGTAGCCAATGATGTACACATTGCCAAGCTTGGACCAGGTGCCCAGGTTCACGGAACGGGTGGCCGAGGCCATGGTGTATCTGTAGGTGGTGCTGCTGGCCTTGGTCGTATAGATGGATCGGTTCTTGTGGTCGATCCAGTAGGTTCCGGCCACCACCGCGGCCTTGCTGGTGACCCTTTTGAGTGCTGCCCCATTGGCATAAAGTATCTGGGTGCTATTGCAGAGGTTGCCGGTGGTGCAGGCCAGCCCGGTCGGTGCCGTGGACGGAATCTTGGTGGAGTAAATCCGCTGCAGGGTTCCGGAGGCGGTGGTGCTCACCGCGACGGTTCCGTCCAAGCGGGTGTTGGATCGCGTATTACCCACCAGGGACTGGCGGGACTTGAGCGTGAGGTTATTGGGCTTGTGAGTTCCGGCGTCCAAGCAGATCACCGCTCCCTCGACGGCAGCCGAAACCGCCGTGGCCATGTTGGCCCCAACCTTCACCGTGGTGGTGCAGAAGTTTCGCGGATTGATGGTTGTTGCCACCGGGGCGGCCACGATCGGTTTGATGCTGGTGATCCACGCCGAGAACGCACCAACGCCGGTGCTCGAGCCGCGGAAAGCGTTGCCGGTCAGGGTTTTGCTGAGGCCGGTTGAGGACTTGGCCGTCGCCGATTTAATCGTCAGATCCGCCGACTTGGTGAAGGCCACCGAGGCCACATCCTTGAGTCCAAAGACTTGGGCCAACTTCGCCTGGGTGACTTTTTGACTCCAGGTCTTGTACGGGTTGTTCGCGTTGGTCTTCAGTGACCAGGGATCACTGCGCGAGCGCAGGTACGGGAATGGAGTTGACCAGACATCTTCGCTGTTTCGGGTGGCGCCTCCGCTCGAGGAGAAGTACAGGGTATCGGCAAGTCGCCCGGCATACATGACGACCTTCCCGGTGGCCGGAACGCCGGTGGAGGTACGCGTGAGGGTGGCTTCAACTGCCGCCTTCCACTTGGCTCCGTAACCGAGCCGTTCGTTCTCTTTCACAAATCCGGTGAACTTTTGATCCAGCGTCTCATCGGTGACGTTACAGTCACAGGAGGACTTGAGCGTATTCACCTTGCGCATCGCGTAGGTTCGTCCGGCCATGGCCTGGGCTTGGAGCACCGCCGAGGGCCAGGAAGAGGGAACCTCGGCCAGACCATAGAGATACTCATCGTTGAGCCGCAAGGAGCTCACCAGATTGACCTGATCGCTGAGTATCCCGGCTTCCAGCACCCCATGGCGGTAGATCCCGGGTGAAGAAGATTCGGCGTTGGACTTATTAATCAGGAGGGTTGCCGCGGTGGATGAGGGCCAGGCCCGGGTGCCTTCCCACTGGATGCGCAATTTCCCGGTGACCAGGTTAGCCTGCGGAGCAGGGTTGATGTCCCTGACCCCATCCTTGTTCAGATCGCGTGCAATGACGTCGTATCCGGCCGGGGTCTTAAACGTATAGCTCAGCGACGTGCCGCTACGGGAGAAGGACAGTGTGGAACCCGCAGCCCCCGTGTAAGTCTTTTTGGCCGTCGGATCAATCACGCGCATTTTCCCGCTGGCAACGCTCAGTGAGCTGGTCGCGGACTTGAGCAGCTGCACACGAATGTCACTGGCTGCCGAGCTGGTGCTGGCCGTGACGGTGGCCGGGTTGTAGTAGTACTACAGGATGGAGGTCGCGCTCTTGCCCTCCTCTGCCATGGAACGGGCACCGTATTGACTCATCCCTACCCCGTGCCCCCAACCGGACCCTGCAAGGGTGAAATCCCCCGGCTTGGGCGTCGGTAGCCAGTAGCTGGTGCCGTTGCTGCGTGCACCCAGAATGCCACCGGTGAAGGCCTGCCGGGTGTCGGCTCCGTAGCTGTACTGTTCGGCGGTCGGGTAACCGAATCTACCGTTTTCCCAGCCGGTGTCCGCCCACGCCTGGGCCAACGCGTTGCGGACCGTCACGGCCTTACGAGTATCGGAATACACCACAATTCCGTCGCGGTGCGAACGCCACAGTCGCCCGTCCTTCAGCTTCCCGGTCGTGGCATCGGCACCGCCGAGGCTTGTTGCGGCCTTGGCCAGGTATGCAGCATTGGACTCGGCAATGGTTGCGGCCGGCACCATCGTGGTGATCGAGGGAGCTGCCGCGGCCGCGGTTCCGGGAATCAGCAGGCCGGCGAACAAAGTGGCAGCAAGCATCAGGGCGGTGGGTCTCATCGATTTCCTTGGGGCGGCGCGACGGCGTTGTCCGGTTACACCCGGGGCCATGAAATCTGATCATACGTCAGCTGCATTAACTCGGCAGCAGTTTCGCCTCACCCGGTGGTGCACGATATCTTGGCAGCAGCACCTTTCACGCCATCAAACAGGAGTTTTCTCATCTCTTCTCTCATCACCGCTTCCACCCATGGCTCGCTGGGTCTGGTGATGTTGCGCCGCCCCGAGGCCATCAATGCCCTCACCCTGGGCATGCTGGAAGACCTCACTCGGATCTTCACGGAGTTTAGCAGTGATACCAAAATCTCCATGGTCGTTCTGCAGGGTGAAGGAGCACGCGGATTTTGTGCCGGCGGGGATATCAAGGACTTTCACGCGGCGGTCAGCAGCGGGGAACACCAACGCTTCCTAGAGTTACTGAGACTCGAATTTGCCCTTGATGAGATGATCGCCAACTATCCCAAACCGGTGGTCACCATGGTCCATGGGCTGTGTATGGGCGGCGGGATCGGTCTGGCCTCCCATGCTCCGATCCGCATCACCACCCCCGAGGCTCGTTTCGCGTTGCCCGAGGCGCGCATCGGCTACTCTCCCGATGTGGGATCCACCCTGCTGCTGGCCAGGGCCCCGGGGCACGTGGGTGAATATCTGGCCCTGACCGGGACCAGCTTCACCGGTGCCGACGCGGTAGAACTGGGCTTTGCCGACATGATGGTGAGCCAGGATCGCTTCGAGGAAATCTTTGAGGCACTACCCGACTTCGATTCGATGCCCGCGGCGGAAATCGCCGCTGGCATCGAGGTACTTTTTGGCTTCTTTGCCGCTTCCCCGCTCGCCAGCCAACAGCCGTGGATTGATGCTGCCTTCTGCGCACCCACCGTTCCGGAGATCATTCAGCGGCTTTCGACGATGCGCCATCCGGCCGCCGCAGAGGCGCTTGCTGCCCTTCAGGCCAACTCCCCCACCTCGCTGCACTGCGCGCTGGGCGCCGTGCGGGCAGCACGCACCGAGGATCATCTGCGCTCGGCACTGGATCGTGAACTGCGGGTGGCCGAATACTTGATGTACCGCGGGGATTTGACCGAGGGCATCCGCGCCCAGGTCATCGACAAGGACCGCTCCCCCCGCTGGAATCCGTCCACGGTTGATCCGGCCACCGAGCGCGAGATCAACGAGCTAATAGCCGGGGAACTGTAGCCCTGCCCAAGACCTGATCCTGTCTCACCGGACCAGTAGCGAGTGCTTCCACTGGCAACGAACGGCAAGGTTTCTACGAGCAGGAATGTTCGTCATCCAGAACAGTTCCTGCAAACTACGCAATCAACTCACCATCGACGAACTAACCAAAGAATTCCACCTCATCGATCAGCCCTAAAAATTCCATAACGGAGATCAAAAATTCACCGGTGTCACGTTCCACAGGCTGATTGGGCCGTCCCTGCACAATGCACCAAAATTGAATCGTGGGTCTAGATACTTACGGTCTGGTCTCACGATTCTTTAGTTGCGGCCGCGAGCCCTCTGTCCCCTCTGACGGTCTATGCGCGGTGCAAGATTACTCGTCCGTGAACAGTCCGTGAAGTCGGGCCCACATATCGTCGGATTGTTTCCCGGGACAGATCATCACGTTGCGTATCGGCGGCGTGATGGGTTGCACTTCGACACTTGTCCACGAATTCTCAGCCATGTGC from Paeniglutamicibacter sp. Y32M11 encodes the following:
- the nirD gene encoding nitrite reductase small subunit NirD produces the protein MSASVQETTLESTTSMVAVCTTGDLEPGWGEAAWVNGTQVAMYRTESNQFYATSHHCPGSGAKVMARGILGDKTIDGNRVPTIACPLHKEVYRLDTGACLSANSVALPIFAVHNLDDTLWMETGS
- the nirB gene encoding nitrite reductase large subunit NirB; its protein translation is MGTGNGIRRIVVIGGGPAAHRFTEAMAKREPSNLDITVLTEEAHVPYDRVALTKALTNTSVDLTLGDPGLWAQENVTLVTNAGVKTLDSINQLVITHDGRSFAYDELVLATGSNAATLPIPGNEHTHVYRTLEDVWAINAGIQHLAAQLGRKPVVATIGGGLLGLEAAAGSQSLGAEAVVIDGGKWLMGTQLDEGAGQAMGRLIAQTGFKVHGGVFPKEVTTESVDGVCRVTGVLMADENHIPADMVIVSIGVRPRDELARNYNQMIQDTGAHAPVFGLGPRGGIEIDEHCATAVPHIWAIGEVANFAGMCIGLVAPANAMAEVLAAHLQGGEAAFTGFDTATKLKLSGVDVASFGDGFARTEGSLEVVYADAARGLYQKIVVSSDAKVLLGGIFVGDASPYQALRPLLGRELPAEAGAYLSALGGEVPDGDLPDDAVLCSCNSVSVGAIKDAVGGCGSCEGNEPVNDLATLKTCTRAGTQCGSCVPMLKKLMESQMTKNGVVVSTAMCEHFDLSRSELFEAVRVAGLHSYPAIMERFGKGSGCDICKPVIASVLASQTSGHPMEAGLAGAQDTNDRVMANMQKDGTYSVVPRIPGGEITPQKLGVIAAVAEKYNLYTKLTGGLRIDMFGARLEQLPEIWKELVDAGFESGQAYGKSLRNVKTCVGSSWCRYGMLDSVAMGIEMELRYRGLRAPHKFKMGVSGCARECAEARAKDVGVIATAEGWNLYVGGNGGANPAHAQLLIGGLDDATLLRYIDRYLMYYIRTADKLQRTARWMEDLDGGIEHVKSVVVDDSLGLGAELEAAMENHVGNYQDEWAATLADPEKLRRFRSFVNAPDQKDEDLTYIAERGQHRPVEPVSLGSTVSIGAPTTGSVAS
- a CDS encoding cold-shock protein, with product MATGTVKWFNAEKGFGFIAPDDNSDDVFAHYSAIQSNGFRSLEEGQRVEFEVTQGQKGLQATDIRAV
- a CDS encoding sirohydrochlorin chelatase, coding for MSIEAAPRAHTLLSPRLEHSAWLGWVEADPSPDLVAVSHGTDSPSGRAAILALVNEVARALDGIRVHGAFVDVQEPRVETLLASSTLGTEHRAAIIPLLLSAGTHASKDLTAAAALRAGTTVAAPLGPDASIAALMHRRLTEAGWMPGEAVIMACAGTTDPQGIKDCRYMAQLLAGSLQVPVTVAYISAEEPRLEDALTYARTHNPGRRTVVASYLLAPGYFAHLAGLSAPDVLSAPLLAPTQSPPRELVDIVISRYHQSTRR
- a CDS encoding LLM class flavin-dependent oxidoreductase produces the protein MSIPLSILDLAPIRRGGTAAQTFAESVELAQTAEAVGYQRVWYAEHHNMSSIASSATAVLIGHIAHHTKTIRLGAGGVMLPNHSPLVIAEQFGTLETLFPGRIDLGLGRAPGTDQATFRAMRRDPAASDAFPHDVLELQAFLGDASRIEGIHAYPGRNTNVPLYILGSSLFGARLAAQFGLPYSFASHFAPDALIQAVSVYREEFRPSEFLAEPHVIAGVGVVAASTNAQAHTIMEQVRRDRIRMFLGRNRETEFTDAEVEMLLDSSHGESIMKMLKYTAVGDEATVGAYLEEFARTAGADELITVHNSSSAAERLESVKITAKAMKLAS
- the cobA gene encoding uroporphyrinogen-III C-methyltransferase, which codes for MIPGLDLAGQSVLIAGAPWAARRAVASYTAAGAKVAEIHTNSEFSNRTGIDPTIRLVITIDDGASSWAKLRAAARHAGILQLSEPAAAREGKIILVGGGPGSADLLTVRGTHALAMADVVFHDRLGPGQDLAELAPGAQLVDVGKAPGHHKVPQAQIQEGMIKAARTGATVVRLKGGDPYVFGRGSEEREAALNAGINVEVIPGISSAISVPGVSGIPVTARGVSKSFTVVSGHDPFTETELSHLAGMGGTVVVLMGVATLQQTAAGLLRHGLAPTTPAAVIERGFTDSQRSTRATLGTLAEAVLRAGCTNPAVIIIGGVAALGEVPENVAALLPAAVR
- a CDS encoding LysR family transcriptional regulator, which codes for MVNPVHLRTLIEVVKHKSFASASLALGYTPSAVSQQMSALERDTGTTLFARGAKSIDPTPAALTMIRHARRVLTDIDTLMAATATPDLDASGKPLQELNLGIFPSLATYALPRLLGSADWDKLGIALRVNVGEPQLTIGGLRRDGDLDVALIFQVGQGGLAWPAQLQRQWLGDDPFRVVVPASWKLDGSSIFSADQLADMPWIIHHPGTSDATVISRLFDAVNLHPRVVAHSDDFNASLQMAAAGLGAALVPQLAMAQAPAGIQVIDAPEIRLARSIFALRPETRENPKVGVFMDRLAGVLAELEIAPTKN